One Roseibium sp. HPY-6 genomic region harbors:
- a CDS encoding nuclear transport factor 2 family protein, which yields MLDEKWGIYAKTWSQPDEARDATLATLVSEDVTYTDPTAEVVGRAAFSAHISNFQKDVPGGFFEIVDVKSHHNHTLARWTLRGKNGAEMMQGTSHATLNSDGEFTSFTGFF from the coding sequence ATGCTTGATGAAAAATGGGGTATTTACGCTAAAACATGGTCCCAGCCGGATGAAGCGCGCGACGCCACTCTGGCAACACTTGTGTCGGAAGACGTCACCTACACTGACCCCACAGCGGAGGTTGTAGGTCGGGCTGCATTTTCCGCGCACATCTCCAACTTTCAAAAGGACGTTCCGGGCGGATTTTTCGAGATTGTTGATGTCAAAAGCCATCACAATCACACCTTGGCGCGCTGGACCTTGCGCGGCAAAAACGGCGCTGAAATGATGCAGGGTACCAGCCACGCAACATTGAACAGCGATGGTGAATTCACCTCCTTCACCGGATTTTTCTAG
- a CDS encoding TetR/AcrR family transcriptional regulator, which produces MGRPQEFDEGKALTAASHIFRRYGYGGVSVKTLEAETGLSSGSLYNSFGNKDAVFARVLDHYNETVVKSRIRTHLANPNSLAGLISLFQSLLEEPNDGAFGCLLTNSAIEFAGQDTAARTAIDDGFAAFLTAFKATILAIQDVSEAQADGMSLRLLTYYQGLLVLIRHGHDKASLRATIKDEITAIIGVIDA; this is translated from the coding sequence GTGGGACGTCCTCAAGAATTCGACGAAGGAAAAGCGCTGACAGCAGCTAGCCATATCTTTCGACGGTATGGATATGGCGGGGTTTCCGTGAAAACACTGGAAGCGGAGACAGGGTTGTCGTCCGGTAGTCTATACAACAGCTTTGGCAACAAGGATGCCGTGTTCGCGCGAGTGTTAGACCACTACAACGAGACCGTTGTTAAGAGCCGCATTCGTACGCATCTGGCAAATCCAAACTCTCTTGCAGGCTTGATCTCGCTCTTTCAATCTTTGTTGGAAGAGCCGAATGATGGTGCATTTGGCTGTCTGTTGACGAACAGCGCCATTGAATTCGCAGGGCAGGACACAGCTGCAAGAACTGCGATTGACGATGGCTTTGCAGCGTTCCTAACGGCCTTCAAGGCTACGATATTGGCAATACAGGATGTTAGCGAAGCTCAGGCGGACGGCATGTCGCTGCGACTGCTCACTTACTATCAGGGCTTGCTGGTACTAATCCGGCACGGCCACGACAAAGCGTCTTTGCGCGCCACTATCAAAGACGAAATCACAGCGATCATAGGAGTTATCGATGCTTGA
- a CDS encoding tetratricopeptide repeat protein has product MSTKQPLYAVCLVAALSSSPTPLQANPSNIENPLFPDACEIEIDDSRKINCLFEKQGIPSILNAAEKAKEGGNLEIAFRLYEFASRKGSPAGSYNVGVFYETGEVVEKDLDTAMDYYGESAAAEFVPAFFNLGNLFCQADFEANKNDCIYWLMKAFQAGDLDGGYNLAIYLIENDTDWGWAEVLLNLAADQGHEPSVSLLEELK; this is encoded by the coding sequence ATGTCAACCAAACAGCCTCTTTATGCAGTGTGTCTCGTCGCCGCTCTGTCTAGCTCGCCGACACCACTTCAGGCCAATCCATCGAACATTGAAAACCCGTTGTTTCCCGACGCATGCGAAATCGAGATCGACGACTCCCGAAAAATCAATTGCCTGTTTGAGAAACAGGGGATCCCGAGCATTCTGAACGCGGCTGAGAAAGCCAAGGAGGGCGGAAATCTGGAAATCGCGTTTCGGCTCTATGAGTTCGCAAGCCGCAAAGGCAGTCCGGCCGGATCTTACAACGTCGGCGTCTTCTACGAAACGGGAGAGGTTGTCGAGAAGGACCTCGACACCGCCATGGACTACTATGGCGAAAGTGCCGCCGCCGAATTCGTGCCCGCCTTCTTCAACCTGGGCAATCTGTTCTGCCAGGCCGACTTCGAAGCCAACAAAAATGACTGCATCTATTGGCTGATGAAGGCCTTCCAGGCAGGTGATCTGGATGGCGGCTACAATCTGGCAATCTACCTCATCGAAAACGACACCGATTGGGGCTGGGCGGAGGTCCTGCTCAACCTGGCTGCTGATCAGGGTCACGAACCTTCAGTATCCCTCCTGGAGGAGCTGAAATGA
- a CDS encoding DUF736 family protein, whose translation MTDTNLTNYIQFAGDKLTGNIATLSFDVDVSGEAFHSDNDKAPKFQLFAKSPAGRRIQIGGIWERTNAKGDPFFTLTINTGHSKFYANLGRYPGQDDDTLQAVIPNDYLNSDRRG comes from the coding sequence ATGACCGACACCAACCTGACCAACTACATTCAGTTCGCCGGCGACAAGCTGACAGGCAACATTGCAACACTCTCCTTTGACGTCGATGTGAGCGGCGAGGCCTTTCACAGCGACAATGACAAAGCCCCGAAGTTCCAGCTCTTTGCCAAAAGTCCTGCGGGACGCCGGATCCAGATCGGCGGCATTTGGGAGCGGACCAACGCAAAGGGAGATCCCTTCTTCACTCTGACGATCAACACCGGTCACTCAAAGTTCTACGCGAACCTTGGCCGGTATCCGGGCCAGGACGATGACACGCTGCAAGCGGTCATCCCGAATGACTATCTGAACAGCGATCGCCGGGGGTAA
- a CDS encoding trans-acting factor B encodes MKKIFSYLKRTSRNAYAYFGKLLKKGRTNGQLSISVALGLPPLFSIRFGVSVPLKSDNDNTKDAKTG; translated from the coding sequence ATGAAAAAGATCTTTTCTTACCTGAAACGCACCAGCCGCAACGCCTACGCTTATTTCGGCAAGCTGCTGAAGAAAGGCCGCACCAACGGTCAGTTAAGCATCAGCGTAGCACTCGGACTGCCGCCACTGTTCAGCATTCGCTTCGGAGTGAGCGTTCCACTAAAATCCGACAATGACAACACGAAAGACGCCAAAACCGGCTGA
- a CDS encoding methyltransferase type 11, with product MKKSVYARPKKPMFIPVQQRSPRAIPKTLEIAEPLIIDKFSECHVTPESVARRMVGYLGSAGDYNTLEPSAGTGALVCALLASGHSPSEITAIERHHKLAAKVATLGVPVIQSCFLDYSEEAKGKVAFPRILMNPPFSQVGKHIRAALSLLGRNGHAEPATLVALVPITYIHKEADTLETLPVDTFSTCRVHTKIIRFKTSKD from the coding sequence ATGAAAAAATCCGTCTATGCCCGTCCCAAAAAACCAATGTTCATTCCCGTTCAGCAGCGAAGCCCACGGGCCATCCCCAAAACGCTGGAAATTGCAGAGCCCCTTATCATCGACAAATTCAGCGAATGCCATGTAACGCCGGAAAGCGTTGCGCGGCGCATGGTGGGCTATCTCGGGTCAGCTGGTGATTACAACACTCTGGAACCGAGCGCCGGGACGGGCGCGCTTGTCTGCGCGTTGCTCGCTTCCGGTCATAGCCCGTCCGAAATAACCGCCATTGAGCGCCACCACAAGCTTGCGGCCAAAGTCGCAACCCTCGGTGTGCCGGTCATCCAGTCCTGTTTTCTGGACTACTCAGAGGAGGCGAAAGGCAAAGTTGCGTTTCCTCGTATCCTGATGAACCCGCCCTTTTCGCAGGTAGGCAAACATATCCGCGCCGCTCTGTCGCTCCTGGGGCGGAACGGTCACGCGGAACCGGCCACACTTGTTGCGCTGGTCCCCATCACTTACATTCACAAGGAGGCGGACACGCTGGAAACCCTGCCCGTTGACACTTTCTCAACGTGCCGGGTCCACACCAAGATCATTCGGTTTAAGACATCGAAAGACTGA